A single genomic interval of Arthrobacter methylotrophus harbors:
- a CDS encoding ABC transporter ATP-binding protein, translating to MKLGKAVLTAENLVAGYGEHAVCGPLDVEVFSGQVLGMVGENGAGKSTLLRTMIGAQAAIEGDAQVLGLMPDDRSALFRSKVSVLLDEDAYFDSLTVREHLSLVARGHGLPNPDAAVEDEIDFFELRTVADAFPDQLSSGQRRKLLLASAFIRPFELLVLDEPEQRLDTRMRGLLAQRIARTAKKNAAVVMVTHDADVAQVACTRAVIVDDGGAQVVGTDEAVARIRR from the coding sequence ATGAAGCTGGGAAAAGCCGTGCTGACGGCCGAGAATCTTGTTGCGGGCTATGGTGAGCACGCCGTGTGTGGGCCGCTCGACGTCGAAGTTTTCTCCGGGCAGGTGCTCGGGATGGTCGGCGAAAACGGGGCTGGCAAGTCGACGCTGCTCCGCACGATGATCGGCGCGCAGGCCGCGATCGAAGGCGATGCCCAAGTGCTCGGCTTGATGCCGGACGACCGCTCGGCCCTGTTCCGCAGCAAAGTCTCGGTGCTCCTGGACGAGGATGCCTACTTCGATTCCCTCACGGTCCGCGAGCACCTTTCCTTGGTGGCCCGGGGGCATGGACTTCCCAACCCCGATGCGGCGGTGGAGGATGAGATCGACTTCTTTGAACTCCGAACCGTGGCGGACGCGTTTCCCGATCAGCTTTCCTCTGGACAGCGTCGCAAGCTGCTCCTCGCCTCGGCCTTCATTCGGCCCTTCGAGTTGCTGGTATTGGACGAGCCCGAACAGCGGCTCGATACCCGCATGCGCGGCCTGCTCGCGCAGCGGATTGCCCGGACGGCCAAGAAGAATGCGGCTGTGGTCATGGTTACCCACGATGCGGACGTCGCCCAGGTCGCGTGCACGCGGGCCGTGATTGTCGACGACGGCGGTGCGCAGGTGGTCGGCACGGACGAAGCCGTGGCGAGGATCCGCAGGTGA
- a CDS encoding YdeI/OmpD-associated family protein, which yields MAVELEELIVKDAAEWRSWLEKNGADSPGVWLVLHKKGGNVTELDYAAALDECLCFGWIDGQGRRRDNESVFQRMTRRGPKSPWSKRNVAHVARLEAEGKMTAAGRAAVEDAKADGRWEAAYVGQADAEVPEDLAAAIAAVPEAQAMFDVLTAVNRYSLIYRTNAVKKAETRARKIAGFVEMLARQETPHPQKKKPAVAE from the coding sequence ATGGCTGTTGAACTTGAAGAACTGATCGTCAAAGACGCTGCTGAATGGCGGTCCTGGCTCGAAAAGAACGGCGCCGATAGCCCCGGCGTGTGGCTCGTACTGCACAAAAAGGGCGGCAACGTGACGGAACTGGATTACGCCGCTGCTTTGGATGAGTGCCTCTGTTTCGGGTGGATCGACGGCCAAGGCAGAAGGCGCGACAACGAGAGCGTCTTCCAGCGCATGACCCGCCGCGGCCCTAAAAGCCCTTGGTCCAAACGGAACGTTGCACACGTTGCGCGTTTGGAAGCCGAAGGGAAGATGACCGCCGCCGGCCGGGCCGCCGTCGAGGACGCCAAGGCCGACGGGCGCTGGGAGGCCGCCTACGTGGGTCAAGCGGATGCGGAAGTCCCGGAGGACCTCGCTGCCGCCATCGCCGCCGTTCCCGAAGCCCAGGCCATGTTCGATGTCCTGACGGCGGTCAATCGCTATTCCCTGATCTACCGCACCAACGCGGTGAAGAAGGCGGAGACCCGGGCCAGGAAGATCGCCGGCTTCGTGGAGATGCTGGCGCGGCAGGAGACCCCGCATCCGCAGAAGAAAAAGCCCGCGGTGGCAGAGTAG
- a CDS encoding DUF6707 family protein, with protein sequence MTHSPADQQYREKQAGALQVGDYLFLPGDGPAEEITHIEVEQDDFGVPALILVTTIAGGKVRIAVGSGVPVGEAVAAPDAAASNEGDAPAEAIPAVVVPPLPAVAPTVSGSLVPGPAQLALIPVPSDSPEDVVAAAAEAHPGRNGVAVLSERLVKGINTKSGSCLRDVSDLAHDLFIELRDPDNALAVADILNVLPYDGNRDRWMSVERALALSSFICRELGQTERAEVYDQLLQAPDTLETDPFKARIAAKVRQRGLNEPNLYDKEIFRSIDNGNRDAEREWRLLRLENLLFLRAHGGSNTLSVGELDHRIANELEAVRA encoded by the coding sequence ATGACTCACAGCCCAGCCGACCAGCAGTACCGTGAAAAGCAGGCTGGGGCCCTGCAAGTCGGAGACTACCTGTTCCTCCCCGGAGATGGTCCCGCGGAGGAAATCACCCACATCGAGGTCGAACAGGATGACTTTGGCGTTCCCGCACTCATCTTGGTGACCACCATCGCTGGCGGGAAAGTGCGGATCGCAGTCGGGTCCGGCGTGCCGGTGGGCGAGGCAGTTGCCGCCCCCGACGCCGCAGCTTCCAACGAAGGTGACGCGCCCGCAGAGGCGATTCCCGCCGTCGTCGTACCTCCGCTGCCAGCCGTGGCGCCCACTGTCAGCGGGTCTCTTGTGCCGGGTCCCGCTCAGCTCGCACTGATCCCGGTGCCGAGCGATTCTCCCGAGGACGTGGTGGCCGCCGCTGCCGAAGCGCACCCCGGCAGGAACGGCGTCGCGGTCCTCAGCGAACGGCTGGTGAAGGGCATCAACACGAAATCGGGAAGCTGCTTGCGGGATGTGAGCGATCTGGCGCACGATCTCTTCATCGAGCTGCGGGATCCGGACAACGCCCTGGCCGTGGCCGACATCCTCAATGTGCTTCCCTACGACGGAAACCGCGACCGGTGGATGTCCGTTGAACGCGCACTCGCCCTTTCGAGCTTCATTTGCCGCGAGCTCGGCCAAACGGAGCGCGCAGAGGTCTACGACCAGCTCCTGCAAGCGCCGGACACCCTCGAGACAGACCCGTTCAAGGCCCGGATCGCCGCCAAAGTCCGGCAGCGCGGGCTCAACGAACCGAACCTGTATGACAAGGAAATCTTCCGCTCCATCGACAACGGCAATCGCGACGCCGAGCGCGAATGGCGGCTACTTCGGCTCGAAAACCTGCTGTTCCTGCGCGCACACGGGGGCTCGAACACCCTCAGCGTAGGTGAACTCGATCACCGGATCGCGAACGAACTCGAGGCCGTGCGCGCCTAA
- the tgt gene encoding tRNA guanosine(34) transglycosylase Tgt, which produces MPADSSLPPSASGPAPAAAQQSTFSFEVGARLSETRPPSSGQREVNDGGGSRHDGERGEFLGRTGTITTPHGQIQTPAFIAVGTKATVKAVLPESMKDLGAQALLANAYHLYLQPGPEILDAAGGLGAFMNWDGPTFTDSGGFQVMSLGSGFKKVIDMTSVDMSGPDDAVAPGKERLAHVDEDGVWFKSHLNGDRHRFSPEISMRVQHRIGADIMFAFDELTTLQNSRGYQEESLERTRRWAERCVVEHERLTAERVGKPYQALFGVIQGAQYEDLRRKACRDLGGMPFDGFGIGGALEKENLGTIVRWCNEELPENKPRHLLGISEPDDIFTAIENGADTFDCVSPTRVARNSAFYTPSGRFNLSGARYKKDFGPLQDGCDCYTCANYSRAYIHHLYKAHEMVSATLISIHNERFVVKMVDDARLAIESGDFFEFKGETLGRYYS; this is translated from the coding sequence GTGCCAGCCGATTCCTCCTTGCCCCCTTCCGCGTCCGGTCCTGCCCCGGCCGCTGCCCAGCAGTCCACATTCTCCTTCGAGGTGGGCGCGCGACTCAGCGAAACGCGCCCGCCGTCGTCGGGCCAGCGTGAGGTAAACGACGGCGGCGGCAGCCGTCACGACGGCGAGCGCGGGGAGTTCCTGGGCAGAACCGGCACCATCACCACGCCGCACGGCCAGATCCAGACGCCCGCGTTTATCGCCGTCGGGACCAAAGCCACGGTCAAAGCGGTGCTGCCCGAATCCATGAAGGACCTCGGCGCACAGGCTTTGCTGGCCAATGCGTACCACCTGTATCTGCAGCCGGGTCCGGAGATCCTGGACGCGGCGGGCGGCCTCGGTGCGTTCATGAATTGGGATGGGCCTACGTTCACGGACTCGGGCGGCTTCCAGGTGATGAGCCTCGGCTCTGGGTTCAAGAAGGTCATCGACATGACCTCGGTGGACATGTCCGGTCCTGACGACGCCGTGGCCCCCGGTAAGGAGCGGCTGGCGCATGTGGACGAGGACGGCGTCTGGTTCAAGTCGCACCTGAACGGGGACCGGCACCGTTTCTCGCCCGAGATCTCCATGCGGGTGCAGCACCGGATCGGCGCAGACATCATGTTCGCCTTCGACGAGTTGACCACGCTGCAGAACTCCCGTGGCTACCAAGAGGAGTCGTTGGAACGGACACGTCGCTGGGCCGAGCGCTGCGTCGTCGAGCATGAGCGGCTGACTGCCGAGCGGGTGGGGAAGCCGTACCAAGCGCTGTTCGGCGTCATCCAGGGTGCACAGTACGAGGATCTTCGCCGCAAGGCCTGCCGGGACCTGGGCGGAATGCCCTTTGACGGATTCGGTATCGGGGGCGCCTTGGAAAAGGAGAACCTCGGCACCATCGTGCGTTGGTGCAACGAGGAACTTCCCGAAAACAAGCCGCGGCACCTCCTTGGCATCTCCGAGCCGGACGATATCTTTACGGCCATCGAAAACGGCGCCGACACCTTCGATTGCGTCTCCCCCACCCGGGTGGCCCGCAATTCGGCCTTTTACACGCCGTCTGGACGGTTCAACCTGTCGGGCGCGCGCTACAAGAAGGATTTCGGACCCTTGCAGGACGGCTGCGACTGCTACACCTGCGCCAACTATTCGCGGGCGTACATCCACCACCTGTACAAGGCCCACGAGATGGTCTCGGCCACGCTCATCTCCATCCACAACGAGCGCTTCGTAGTGAAGATGGTGGACGACGCGCGGTTGGCTATTGAATCCGGGGACTTCTTCGAATTCAAGGGAGAGACCCTGGGGCGGTACTACTCCTAG
- a CDS encoding SDR family NAD(P)-dependent oxidoreductase, with protein MDIKGAVALITGGASGLGAATARRLLDAGATIVLLDLRSSPGESLAAELNASGAEGKAVFVPADVTNEDQVQAAVDAAVALGPLRILVNCAGIATPGKVLGKDGVLPLENFNRVIQINLVGTFNVIRLAAAAMARNEPVSTELGGEERGVIINTASVAAFDGQIGQPAYAASKGAVAAMTLPLARELARSLIRVMAIAPGIFETPMLAGLPQDAQLSLGQQVPHPSRLGRPAEYANLVAHIVENAMLNGETIRLDGAIRMAPK; from the coding sequence ATGGACATCAAGGGCGCAGTGGCGTTGATAACCGGTGGAGCTTCGGGACTGGGGGCAGCGACCGCCAGGCGATTGCTCGACGCCGGAGCAACAATCGTGCTGCTTGATCTCCGCTCTTCACCGGGTGAGTCCCTCGCTGCCGAACTCAATGCCTCGGGAGCCGAAGGCAAAGCGGTGTTCGTCCCCGCCGACGTCACCAACGAGGATCAGGTACAGGCCGCGGTGGATGCCGCCGTCGCCCTTGGCCCGCTCCGGATCCTGGTCAACTGCGCCGGTATCGCAACCCCGGGCAAGGTGCTTGGCAAGGACGGCGTGCTTCCGCTGGAGAACTTCAACCGGGTCATCCAGATCAACCTCGTAGGCACCTTCAACGTGATCCGCCTGGCCGCAGCCGCGATGGCCCGGAACGAGCCTGTGTCTACCGAGCTCGGTGGCGAGGAACGCGGCGTCATCATCAATACGGCCTCCGTGGCGGCGTTCGACGGCCAGATCGGGCAGCCCGCATATGCCGCGTCCAAGGGGGCGGTGGCCGCCATGACACTGCCCCTGGCCCGCGAACTGGCGCGCTCGCTGATACGCGTCATGGCCATCGCGCCGGGCATCTTCGAAACCCCCATGCTGGCAGGATTGCCGCAGGATGCACAACTGTCCCTGGGCCAGCAGGTACCGCACCCCTCCCGTCTCGGACGGCCCGCCGAATATGCCAACCTGGTGGCGCACATCGTGGAAAACGCCATGCTCAACGGAGAAACCATCCGCCTTGACGGCGCTATCCGGATGGCACCCAAGTGA
- a CDS encoding SRPBCC domain-containing protein produces MTNNLSVVINADAQQVWTSLREPSLVAQWHGWEADELGDEINQIYFTTNVVEGPEHTSLTVNGGDVFELTPVSGGTEVRVTRAALDHDSEWAAWDEDITQGWLTFLQQLRFALERHPHGHRRTHFVSLPGGSGSGLQKLGLSDVPSPGEDYSLTLPTGEAISGKVWFRSNHQVGLTVHSYAEHGDGLLIVADQPVIPEKRPDGGTIVIASTYGLGAGSLDSIRSHWDSWKAENYPTEVHSH; encoded by the coding sequence ATGACGAACAATCTGAGCGTTGTGATTAATGCCGACGCGCAGCAAGTTTGGACTTCGCTGCGCGAACCGTCACTCGTGGCTCAATGGCACGGCTGGGAAGCCGACGAGCTTGGCGACGAAATCAACCAAATCTATTTCACCACCAACGTAGTTGAGGGTCCGGAGCACACATCCCTGACCGTCAATGGCGGAGACGTCTTCGAGCTCACTCCCGTCAGCGGAGGCACCGAGGTCCGCGTGACGCGGGCTGCCTTGGACCACGACTCCGAGTGGGCCGCTTGGGACGAGGACATCACCCAGGGTTGGTTGACGTTCCTGCAGCAGCTCCGATTCGCCCTCGAACGCCATCCGCACGGACACCGGCGTACGCATTTCGTTTCGTTGCCCGGCGGTAGCGGTTCGGGGCTCCAGAAGCTCGGCCTGTCCGACGTCCCGTCTCCCGGCGAGGATTACTCCCTGACCCTGCCGACTGGCGAGGCCATCTCCGGCAAGGTCTGGTTCCGAAGCAATCACCAAGTGGGCCTCACCGTGCACAGCTACGCGGAACACGGGGACGGGCTGCTGATTGTGGCCGACCAGCCTGTCATTCCGGAAAAGAGGCCCGACGGCGGCACTATCGTCATCGCTTCGACCTACGGCTTGGGTGCCGGCAGCCTGGACTCGATCCGCTCGCACTGGGATAGCTGGAAGGCTGAGAACTACCCCACAGAGGTCCATTCGCACTGA
- a CDS encoding VOC family protein, whose translation MLRVRPVQFTSDIAGWKHLLSALGLVCVADHGAWVEFDSGAGRIALHRTALGSPDDGTTVFGVEVGDLAEFARRTTADGTRAELIDADHGQAVRIVAQDGFSFLADKAASRSTSPEADPRLAVVGTWLTPDVQQAARELRNIGARPRHMSTGAADFTTKNGGILVVRKSAETAAGGLAFEYDGDLAAVDTRLAAAGLGSAMVGSVLTIPFPGEGTIRVASAP comes from the coding sequence ATGCTGCGCGTCCGCCCCGTCCAGTTCACCTCCGACATCGCTGGCTGGAAGCACCTTCTTTCGGCGCTGGGCCTCGTGTGCGTCGCGGACCACGGCGCTTGGGTGGAGTTCGATTCCGGCGCGGGCCGGATCGCCCTACACCGCACGGCCCTTGGCTCGCCCGACGACGGCACAACGGTGTTCGGCGTCGAAGTAGGGGATCTGGCCGAGTTTGCGCGCCGCACCACGGCGGACGGAACCCGGGCCGAACTGATCGACGCCGATCATGGCCAGGCCGTCCGTATCGTCGCGCAGGACGGCTTCAGCTTCCTCGCGGACAAGGCGGCCAGCCGCAGCACCAGCCCTGAAGCGGATCCGCGACTCGCCGTCGTCGGGACCTGGCTCACCCCGGACGTTCAGCAAGCCGCGCGGGAGTTGCGCAACATCGGCGCGCGGCCGCGGCACATGTCCACTGGCGCCGCGGATTTCACTACGAAGAACGGCGGCATCCTTGTGGTCCGGAAATCCGCGGAAACTGCCGCGGGCGGCCTCGCTTTCGAGTACGACGGCGACCTCGCGGCCGTGGACACCCGGCTCGCCGCCGCGGGCCTCGGCTCAGCCATGGTCGGCTCGGTCCTGACGATCCCGTTCCCCGGGGAAGGCACCATCCGGGTGGCGAGTGCACCATAG
- a CDS encoding DUF6297 family protein, with product MSTVSVAQPEFVNFDPERATRKVIRPRGESLLSRLNELYVQFLTFGVALIYATGLLNGLTAAANHGFGGHLVSDNYGVVPVEYGLVAGFGLLGIAAFWMASRLGPLAITANQRHWWYSLAINREPLLARGLRRAILAAAVVGALATIPVAIISGSNAPVFAGYILTGALTGAAILALAAFAQTRSAASAGQGGPTKWVLAVASAALGAMLFGTLQGNWILAIAPAVALVAAAVGMRNKLSTVRTTSLLKAGSARGHVQAALTLMDTGELSASLSSGGKRSRFRLPGTPRTAAGALFHAEATVLARQPGRLWRWGLGLAVVPLTGLVRTFDSPIILLPVLLAAVIFSATAAAGPLWQLRMAPSLDALLPISRTASRWVHVALPVLLMSLWTTAAAGFFVLAGGFRVELLVLGAAAGGGLGAGMLRRAFRQPEDLTKLVYLMQLGRSGPAMLGTRIRGYVLCLFAVVPLALGMLFNAPEVLVTPAVVLNVVLLVIGVTMADRP from the coding sequence ATGTCCACTGTTTCGGTAGCGCAACCGGAGTTCGTCAACTTCGACCCCGAGCGTGCCACACGCAAGGTCATCAGACCGCGCGGTGAGTCCCTGCTTTCCAGACTCAACGAGCTGTACGTCCAATTCCTGACCTTCGGCGTCGCCCTGATCTACGCGACAGGCCTGCTCAACGGGCTCACCGCGGCGGCGAATCATGGCTTTGGAGGCCATCTGGTTTCGGACAACTACGGAGTGGTCCCCGTGGAGTACGGTCTGGTTGCCGGGTTTGGCCTCCTGGGCATCGCGGCCTTTTGGATGGCCAGCCGGCTCGGGCCACTAGCCATCACGGCGAATCAGCGGCATTGGTGGTACTCGCTGGCCATCAACCGCGAACCCCTTTTAGCGCGAGGCTTGCGTCGCGCCATCCTGGCTGCCGCCGTCGTCGGCGCTCTCGCGACTATTCCCGTCGCGATCATCAGTGGCTCGAACGCGCCAGTGTTTGCCGGGTATATCCTGACGGGTGCGCTGACCGGGGCGGCGATCCTGGCACTCGCAGCCTTCGCCCAGACGCGTTCAGCGGCGTCGGCCGGGCAAGGCGGACCGACAAAGTGGGTATTGGCGGTTGCCTCGGCGGCTCTCGGCGCGATGCTGTTCGGGACGTTGCAGGGAAACTGGATCCTCGCGATCGCGCCTGCGGTGGCCTTGGTGGCTGCGGCTGTGGGCATGCGAAACAAGCTCTCCACCGTCCGTACGACCTCGCTGCTCAAGGCAGGCTCCGCAAGGGGACATGTCCAGGCAGCGCTGACGCTGATGGACACCGGGGAGCTCAGTGCCTCGCTTTCCAGCGGTGGCAAACGGAGCAGGTTCAGGCTCCCGGGTACGCCAAGGACTGCAGCGGGCGCACTCTTCCACGCGGAGGCAACCGTGCTCGCCCGGCAACCCGGCCGGCTGTGGCGCTGGGGACTGGGTCTCGCCGTCGTTCCCTTGACCGGGCTGGTCCGGACGTTCGATTCGCCCATCATCCTGCTTCCCGTGTTGCTTGCCGCGGTGATCTTCTCTGCCACTGCGGCGGCAGGGCCACTCTGGCAGCTGCGCATGGCTCCAAGCCTCGACGCGCTCCTCCCGATTTCCAGGACAGCTTCGCGCTGGGTCCACGTCGCGTTGCCGGTCTTGCTGATGTCGTTGTGGACGACGGCGGCTGCCGGATTCTTCGTGCTGGCTGGCGGTTTCCGCGTGGAGCTCCTCGTCCTGGGAGCGGCGGCGGGCGGCGGTCTGGGTGCCGGAATGCTGCGACGTGCGTTCCGCCAGCCGGAAGACCTGACCAAGCTGGTGTACCTGATGCAGCTTGGACGGAGCGGGCCTGCCATGCTGGGAACCAGGATCCGAGGCTACGTGCTGTGCCTCTTCGCCGTGGTCCCGCTGGCCTTGGGCATGCTTTTCAACGCCCCCGAGGTCCTGGTGACGCCCGCCGTCGTGCTCAATGTGGTGCTCCTAGTGATCGGCGTGACGATGGCGGACCGTCCCTGA
- a CDS encoding glycoside hydrolase family 76 protein, whose translation MPAPGTPETPDWAARANDAARSVTRYFGRRLVFLPGTHLAASVRPSKGLSKPFQPWNYWWQAHYVDCLVDAGVRELASGSRFDGATRPSAGHLASRLVTTIRLRNFLRYVNSYYDDMAWLALATLRLDGLAEKAHKPGRRRNARLQKSLSPQFESASTDHMGGGTFWNTTRDFKNTPATAPVALHFARTGKPQRAQGLLDWLDATLYEPTRGLYLDGAKIQEGKLVLAEEIYTYNQGPVLGTLLELGGEANLARAAALVGSVAAHLTVHASPKRQEKLVLRGEGTGDGGLFTGILVRYLALAAKDLRLPAVTRATARQLVLDTAEALWTGRATRTDAVGKTSGKYDGGGSLMFSTEPQRPATETYPAGTAVELSTQLQAWMMLEAASRVQ comes from the coding sequence ATGCCAGCCCCCGGAACGCCCGAAACGCCGGATTGGGCCGCGCGGGCCAATGACGCCGCGCGTTCGGTGACCCGGTATTTCGGTCGGCGCCTCGTCTTCCTCCCGGGAACCCATCTCGCTGCGTCGGTACGGCCCAGCAAGGGTCTCTCGAAGCCTTTCCAGCCATGGAACTACTGGTGGCAGGCGCATTACGTCGATTGCCTCGTGGACGCCGGCGTGCGCGAGCTGGCTTCGGGATCAAGGTTCGACGGCGCCACCCGGCCCAGCGCTGGCCATCTGGCTTCACGCCTGGTCACCACCATCCGCTTGCGCAACTTCCTGCGCTACGTCAACAGCTACTACGACGACATGGCATGGCTGGCCCTCGCAACCCTCCGCCTGGACGGCTTGGCCGAGAAAGCGCACAAGCCGGGCCGCCGACGCAACGCCCGGTTGCAGAAAAGCCTGTCGCCGCAGTTCGAGTCGGCCTCCACGGACCACATGGGTGGAGGCACCTTCTGGAACACCACACGAGATTTCAAGAACACCCCTGCCACGGCCCCCGTAGCCCTGCATTTCGCCCGGACCGGCAAGCCTCAGCGGGCCCAAGGGCTACTGGACTGGCTCGACGCCACACTCTACGAACCCACCCGGGGCCTCTACCTTGACGGTGCCAAAATCCAAGAAGGCAAACTCGTCCTGGCGGAGGAGATCTACACCTACAACCAGGGCCCGGTACTCGGCACCTTGTTGGAACTGGGTGGGGAAGCGAACCTTGCACGCGCAGCCGCGCTGGTGGGCTCGGTGGCGGCGCATCTGACCGTGCACGCCTCTCCCAAACGGCAGGAGAAACTGGTCCTGCGCGGCGAAGGAACCGGCGACGGCGGACTCTTCACCGGGATCCTGGTCCGCTACTTGGCGCTCGCCGCAAAGGACCTGCGTTTGCCTGCCGTTACCCGGGCCACCGCCCGCCAATTGGTGCTCGACACCGCGGAGGCGCTCTGGACGGGGCGTGCCACGCGCACCGACGCTGTCGGCAAGACTTCCGGAAAGTACGACGGCGGTGGCTCGCTGATGTTCTCGACGGAACCCCAGCGCCCGGCCACCGAAACGTACCCGGCGGGCACCGCCGTCGAACTCTCCACGCAACTGCAGGCATGGATGATGCTGGAAGCCGCTTCGCGAGTCCAGTAA
- a CDS encoding NUDIX hydrolase family protein — protein sequence MSVRTPDPYSGWLSDEDLFEARGRLPMVYVEAVPVRLDPLGFVNEVGTLLQGDADGTMVRSFVSGRVLYRETIRAALLRHMEKDLGPLAFPQLPVSPVPFTVAEYFPAPSQTGFTDDRQHAVSLVYVIPVTGECEPRQDALELTWMTPQEILGHDVQQEFSGGRSNLVRQALAFAGVGQ from the coding sequence ATGAGTGTTCGTACCCCTGACCCCTACTCCGGCTGGCTTTCCGATGAAGACCTCTTCGAAGCCCGCGGCCGCCTCCCCATGGTTTATGTAGAGGCGGTTCCCGTGCGTTTGGATCCGCTCGGCTTCGTCAACGAGGTGGGCACCCTGCTTCAGGGCGATGCCGACGGCACCATGGTCCGGTCCTTCGTTTCCGGCCGCGTGCTTTACCGCGAAACCATCCGGGCAGCGCTGCTGCGGCACATGGAGAAGGACCTCGGGCCTCTCGCCTTCCCGCAATTGCCTGTCAGTCCCGTGCCCTTCACGGTGGCCGAGTACTTCCCGGCGCCGTCACAGACCGGCTTCACGGACGACCGCCAACACGCCGTGTCCCTGGTTTACGTCATCCCTGTGACAGGCGAGTGCGAACCGCGCCAGGACGCCCTCGAGCTGACGTGGATGACCCCGCAGGAGATCCTGGGCCACGACGTCCAGCAGGAATTCAGCGGCGGACGCAGCAACCTGGTGCGCCAGGCCCTGGCTTTCGCTGGGGTCGGACAGTAG
- a CDS encoding acyl-CoA dehydrogenase family protein — MAAGVERSPGSPGSLPDSLPGADFFDFESLLSVQEQRKLNELREFLATEIAPYAKDWWDKAEFPAHILPKLAALRLSTPTHRGYSNLFAGLVIAEMTRVDTSIATFFMVHHDLFIEALYEFGSKEQQDRYLDDASNLRTTGAFALTEPDHGSDVAGGMQTMARRVVGGADDGGDCWVLNGAKRWIGNGTFCDHVLVWARDEADGAIRGFIVDATLPGVTRTKIENKIALRTVQNADIGLKDVRIAEADRFAGINSFADTNHLLRGSRLMVAWQAVGQQLAAFDVARQYALERQQFGRPLAKFQLIQQQLVDMLGNAVASMGMMVRIAQLQEDMYTDSKGVRHGGAQMAQVALAKSYCSARMRETVAMGRSILGGNGIVTDYKMAKIFADAEAIYTYEGSFEINSLIVGRAVTGVSAIV; from the coding sequence GTGGCGGCCGGCGTCGAGCGTTCGCCGGGTTCTCCCGGATCTCTGCCTGACTCTTTGCCCGGGGCGGATTTTTTCGATTTCGAATCGCTCCTTAGCGTCCAGGAACAACGCAAGCTCAATGAACTCCGGGAATTCCTTGCCACGGAAATCGCGCCCTACGCCAAGGATTGGTGGGACAAGGCCGAGTTCCCGGCGCACATCTTGCCCAAGCTCGCCGCCCTTCGCCTGAGCACCCCGACCCACCGCGGCTACAGCAATCTGTTCGCCGGGCTCGTCATTGCGGAAATGACTCGTGTGGACACCTCCATTGCCACGTTCTTCATGGTCCACCACGACCTCTTCATCGAGGCACTCTACGAATTCGGTTCAAAGGAGCAACAGGACCGATACCTGGACGACGCCTCCAATCTGAGGACCACCGGAGCCTTCGCGCTCACCGAGCCGGACCACGGTTCCGACGTGGCGGGCGGCATGCAGACGATGGCCCGGAGGGTCGTCGGGGGAGCCGACGACGGCGGCGACTGCTGGGTGCTCAACGGCGCCAAGCGTTGGATCGGCAACGGGACGTTCTGCGATCACGTGCTGGTCTGGGCCCGGGACGAGGCTGACGGTGCCATCCGCGGCTTCATCGTGGACGCCACCCTTCCCGGAGTGACGCGCACCAAGATCGAGAACAAGATCGCCCTGCGTACCGTGCAAAACGCCGACATTGGCCTCAAAGACGTCCGGATTGCCGAGGCGGACCGTTTCGCCGGGATCAACAGTTTCGCCGATACCAACCATCTGCTGCGCGGTTCCAGGCTCATGGTGGCCTGGCAGGCCGTGGGGCAGCAGTTGGCGGCGTTCGACGTCGCACGGCAGTACGCGCTTGAACGCCAGCAGTTCGGCCGGCCGTTGGCGAAGTTCCAGCTCATCCAGCAGCAACTGGTGGACATGCTCGGAAATGCCGTGGCCAGTATGGGCATGATGGTACGGATCGCCCAGCTGCAGGAAGACATGTACACCGACAGCAAGGGAGTGCGGCACGGCGGCGCCCAGATGGCCCAAGTTGCGCTGGCCAAGTCCTATTGCAGCGCCCGCATGCGCGAAACCGTGGCCATGGGCCGGTCAATCCTCGGCGGAAACGGCATTGTGACCGATTACAAGATGGCCAAGATCTTTGCCGACGCCGAAGCGATCTACACCTACGAGGGATCGTTCGAGATCAACTCGCTCATCGTGGGCCGGGCCGTGACAGGGGTTTCCGCGATCGTTTGA